TCCAACAAGGGTAAAAAGCAGAATTATCTCCTCTCCCACGTCTGGCGGTTTAATTACGTTATCAAACGCTTGAAGGAAGTTGCTGGGGAGTATGATATTCGGGTTTTGGTTGTGGACGAGGTTTTCACGTCTAAGCGTTGCCCCGTTTGCGGGAGGCCTCACGAGGGGGCTCGCTTCCTTCGTGGTTTGTTTAAGTGTCCCGAGACGGGGCTTGTCTTCAATTCAGACTTGGTTGGGGCGTTTAATATTTTGAAGAGGGCTGTGGGAACGATAACCCTGAACTTGGGCGGTTTGTACGCTCAAGGGAGGGGTAATTGGGGGAAGGCCGGGCCGGAGGGGTCTAAGACCCGCTTTTTAGTGGGTTTGAATGAGACCCCTCAAACCTCTCCGCCTTTAACGAGGGGTTAAGCCGAA
Above is a window of Thermococcus celericrescens DNA encoding:
- a CDS encoding zinc ribbon domain-containing protein produces the protein SNKGKKQNYLLSHVWRFNYVIKRLKEVAGEYDIRVLVVDEVFTSKRCPVCGRPHEGARFLRGLFKCPETGLVFNSDLVGAFNILKRAVGTITLNLGGLYAQGRGNWGKAGPEGSKTRFLVGLNETPQTSPPLTRG